A window of the Lujinxingia vulgaris genome harbors these coding sequences:
- a CDS encoding serine/threonine-protein kinase — protein sequence MRDTPAIPAENASPQPGASSAEAEPTRALDAGASDALAAASSEPEVQAERDDGGSAEVGTETAAPEDSLTEGSLIAGRYRLERPLGDGGMGQVYRAEHVLMRKTVALKVLHAELTENKEVVARFQREAQAAALLDSPHVCQATDFGQTDDGEFFLVMEYLEGQTLHEAMALGKMPLIRAAHIVRQVATALAQAHAHGIVHRDLKPENIMLVDREGDPDFVKIMDFGIARISMAEEAGGEKPTRLTRKGMVYGTPHYMAPEQIAGAEVDARADLYALGVVFFEMLTGQPPYDDENVARLMGKHVTHPIPTLRERCPEVAFPQAAERLIARLLAKDADGRPANAEALIEELDALKDSPLTAAIAPIATAAASAAGDSLTSLRQRAVEVSGPLRERILETSAPLRERWKSEVLPRWQALSPDEQRLIRGLAIGALVMVVSILALTFYVISGDTRAQRQTEASREALMEDPQVLEALAAARTGDRAALEALLLQNPDDADLRYLALMADLHVEREVDLLEEARTIVAADERYAHDPALVDAVVARFASGNDDAATWLKDHLTSTSRSAIARVASQGERASIRRRAHAFLEDAEALDDLDRWERLGVELRVAGNCEGYKEKIEAIVDLDDPRARPTLQAMSDSPKVGCGFLNRRDCIACVRDDLKRALEVLPEP from the coding sequence ATGCGTGACACCCCTGCCATCCCCGCGGAAAACGCATCCCCTCAACCCGGCGCCTCCAGCGCCGAGGCCGAGCCAACCCGCGCCCTCGACGCCGGCGCCTCCGACGCGCTTGCGGCAGCGAGCTCCGAGCCGGAGGTCCAGGCGGAGCGCGATGATGGGGGCAGCGCAGAGGTGGGGACTGAGACGGCGGCGCCCGAGGACTCCCTCACCGAGGGCAGCCTGATCGCGGGTCGCTACCGCCTGGAGCGCCCCCTGGGCGACGGCGGCATGGGGCAGGTCTACCGCGCCGAACACGTGCTCATGCGCAAGACCGTCGCGCTCAAAGTGCTGCACGCCGAGCTCACCGAAAACAAAGAGGTCGTCGCCCGTTTTCAGCGCGAGGCTCAGGCCGCAGCGCTGCTGGATAGCCCGCACGTCTGCCAGGCCACCGACTTTGGCCAGACCGACGATGGCGAGTTCTTCCTGGTCATGGAGTACCTCGAAGGCCAGACCCTGCACGAGGCGATGGCCCTGGGTAAGATGCCGCTCATACGCGCCGCCCATATCGTCCGCCAGGTCGCCACGGCGCTGGCCCAGGCCCACGCGCACGGCATCGTGCACCGCGACTTAAAGCCCGAAAACATCATGCTCGTCGACCGCGAGGGTGACCCGGACTTTGTCAAAATCATGGATTTCGGCATCGCCCGCATCTCCATGGCCGAAGAGGCCGGCGGCGAAAAACCCACGCGCCTGACCCGCAAGGGCATGGTCTACGGCACGCCGCATTATATGGCGCCGGAGCAGATCGCCGGGGCCGAGGTCGACGCCCGCGCCGACCTCTATGCTCTGGGCGTGGTCTTTTTTGAGATGCTCACCGGCCAGCCTCCTTACGACGATGAGAACGTCGCGCGCCTGATGGGCAAACACGTCACCCACCCCATCCCCACCCTGCGCGAGCGCTGCCCGGAGGTGGCCTTTCCCCAGGCCGCCGAGCGCCTGATCGCCCGCCTGCTCGCCAAGGACGCCGACGGGCGCCCGGCCAACGCCGAAGCGCTCATCGAAGAACTCGACGCGCTCAAAGACAGCCCGCTCACAGCGGCGATTGCGCCCATCGCCACAGCCGCCGCCAGCGCCGCCGGCGACTCGCTCACCTCTCTGCGTCAGCGCGCCGTCGAGGTCAGCGGCCCGCTGCGTGAGCGCATCCTGGAGACAAGCGCCCCCTTACGCGAACGCTGGAAAAGCGAAGTTTTGCCCCGCTGGCAGGCCCTCTCCCCCGATGAGCAACGCCTGATCCGCGGGCTCGCCATCGGCGCGCTGGTGATGGTGGTCTCGATCCTCGCGCTGACCTTCTACGTCATCAGCGGCGACACCCGCGCCCAACGCCAGACCGAGGCCTCGCGTGAAGCGCTCATGGAAGATCCGCAGGTGCTCGAAGCCCTGGCCGCAGCCCGCACCGGCGATCGCGCCGCGCTCGAAGCGCTCCTTCTTCAAAACCCCGACGACGCCGACCTGCGCTACCTGGCGCTGATGGCCGATCTGCATGTCGAGCGCGAGGTCGATCTTCTCGAAGAAGCCCGCACCATCGTAGCGGCCGACGAACGCTACGCCCACGACCCGGCCCTGGTCGACGCGGTGGTCGCGCGCTTCGCCTCAGGCAATGACGACGCGGCAACTTGGCTCAAGGACCACCTCACCTCCACCTCGCGCTCCGCCATCGCGCGCGTGGCCAGCCAGGGCGAACGCGCCTCGATCCGGCGCCGCGCCCACGCTTTTCTGGAGGACGCCGAAGCCCTCGACGATCTCGATCGCTGGGAGCGCCTGGGCGTGGAGCTGCGCGTGGCCGGCAACTGCGAGGGCTACAAAGAGAAGATCGAAGCCATCGTCGACCTCGATGATCCCCGCGCCCGCCCCACCCTCCAGGCGATGAGCGACTCGCCAAAAGTCGGCTGCGGATTTCTCAACCGTCGCGATTGCATCGCCTGTGTGCGCGACGACCTTAAACGCGCCCTGGAAGTCCTGCCCGAACCTTAA